One genomic segment of Streptomyces sp. NBC_00239 includes these proteins:
- a CDS encoding carboxymuconolactone decarboxylase family protein, with amino-acid sequence MSYLNAQPPEATLLHVFTAYPDTARPLLELHEELLRKPSPFTVAERELMAAYVSGLNDCGYCHGIHTATAEAFGVPEGLLAAALADLDAAPVDPRLKPVLRYLEILTRTPSRLTPQDAEAVRAAGWDDRALHDAVLVGALFNFMNRMVEGLGIAGDPAYAPSAADRLHRHGYTALTTANTGS; translated from the coding sequence GTGTCGTACCTGAACGCGCAGCCCCCCGAGGCCACTCTGCTCCACGTCTTCACCGCCTACCCCGACACCGCGCGCCCGCTCCTCGAACTCCACGAGGAACTCCTGCGCAAACCCTCCCCGTTCACCGTCGCCGAGCGGGAACTCATGGCCGCCTACGTCTCCGGGCTCAACGACTGCGGCTACTGCCACGGCATCCACACTGCCACCGCGGAGGCCTTCGGCGTACCCGAAGGCCTGCTCGCCGCAGCCCTCGCCGACCTCGACGCCGCGCCCGTCGACCCCCGGCTGAAGCCGGTGCTGCGCTACCTGGAGATCCTCACCCGCACCCCGTCGCGCCTCACCCCGCAGGACGCCGAGGCCGTCCGCGCCGCGGGCTGGGACGACCGCGCGCTCCACGACGCCGTCCTGGTCGGCGCCCTGTTCAACTTCATGAACCGGATGGTCGAAGGGCTCGGCATCGCCGGCGATCCCGCCTACGCCCCGTCCGCCGCGGACCGCCTCCACCGGCACGGCTACACGGCCCTCACCACCGCCAACACCGGTTCCTGA
- a CDS encoding phytase, with protein sequence MTPHRPARPTALALAAALAVLAGLTASVPAGAQARPAAGPPSATAAELPSVTATAETATLFDDEEGGNANADDPAIWRNDADPARSLVIATAKEGGLRVYDLKARQVQALTAPAGPTAADAPGRFNNVDLVHRMRLSGGARADLAVTTDRGNDRLRVYRIDPGRPGGPLKDVTAPTAPPVFSTTQDEINDQRTAYGLATWTDRATGRTYALVSRRHETTVALLELTAAPGGTVTYRTVRSLDLPSSFRLPDGTSWTPCGEPDERPQVEGMVVDPATGTLYAGQEDVGIWSVRADLTSRPVLVDRVREYGVPARYDEETEECTPGADPGYGGRHLTADVEGLTVIGGRDGEGYLMASSQGDDTFALYDRGRNGRLGYEGGLRIAARSDDLDGSEECDGAAALARPLGPDYPRGLLVVQDGHDAPEDGPRTATGFKFVDLGAVLDTLDD encoded by the coding sequence GTGACCCCTCACCGTCCCGCCCGGCCCACCGCCCTCGCGCTCGCCGCGGCCCTCGCCGTCCTCGCCGGCCTTACCGCATCCGTACCCGCCGGTGCGCAGGCCCGCCCCGCCGCCGGACCGCCGTCCGCCACCGCAGCGGAGCTCCCGTCCGTCACCGCCACCGCAGAGACGGCCACGCTGTTCGACGACGAGGAAGGCGGCAACGCCAACGCCGACGACCCGGCGATCTGGCGCAACGACGCCGACCCGGCCCGCAGCCTCGTCATCGCCACCGCCAAGGAAGGCGGCCTGCGCGTCTACGACCTGAAGGCCCGCCAGGTCCAGGCCCTGACCGCGCCCGCCGGCCCGACCGCCGCCGACGCCCCCGGCCGCTTCAACAACGTCGACCTGGTCCACCGGATGCGGCTCTCCGGCGGCGCCCGCGCCGACCTCGCCGTCACCACCGACCGCGGCAACGACCGGCTCCGCGTCTACCGCATCGACCCGGGCCGCCCCGGCGGCCCCCTCAAGGACGTCACCGCGCCCACCGCGCCCCCCGTCTTCTCCACCACGCAGGACGAGATCAACGACCAGCGCACCGCCTACGGCCTCGCCACCTGGACCGACCGCGCCACCGGCCGCACGTACGCCCTGGTCAGCCGCCGCCACGAGACGACCGTCGCGCTCCTCGAACTCACCGCCGCCCCCGGCGGCACGGTGACCTACCGCACCGTCCGCAGCCTGGACCTCCCGTCCTCCTTCCGGCTGCCCGACGGCACCTCCTGGACGCCCTGCGGCGAACCGGACGAGCGCCCCCAGGTCGAGGGCATGGTCGTCGACCCCGCCACCGGCACCCTTTACGCGGGCCAGGAGGACGTCGGCATCTGGAGCGTCCGCGCCGACCTCACCTCGCGGCCCGTCCTCGTGGACCGGGTCCGCGAGTACGGCGTACCGGCCCGGTACGACGAGGAGACCGAGGAGTGCACGCCCGGCGCCGACCCCGGCTACGGCGGCCGCCACCTGACCGCCGACGTCGAGGGCCTCACCGTCATCGGCGGCCGGGACGGCGAGGGCTACCTGATGGCCTCCAGCCAGGGCGACGACACGTTCGCCCTCTACGACCGCGGCCGCAACGGCCGGCTCGGGTACGAGGGCGGGCTGCGCATCGCCGCCCGCTCCGACGACCTCGACGGATCCGAGGAGTGCGACGGCGCCGCCGCCCTCGCCCGGCCGCTCGGTCCCGACTACCCGCGCGGCCTCCTCGTCGTCCAGGACGGCCACGACGCCCCCGAGGACGGCCCCCGCACCGCCACCGGCTTCAAGTTCGTGGACCTGGGTGCCGTGCTCGACACCCTCGACGACTGA
- a CDS encoding SOS response-associated peptidase: protein MCGRYASSRAPADLAGRFEASWDGRETLAASWNVAPTDPVWAVMERPDRDTGAIERSLRAVRWGLVPSWAKDPAVGSRMINARVETVHEKPAYRRAFAKRRCLLPADGFYEWQPVPATAGAKAYKQPYFIRPEDGAVMAMAGLYEFWRDPSVPDEDDPAAWLTTATIITTEATDHAGRIHPRMPLALEAADYEAWLDPGHQDTHALRALLHTPANGDLQVRAVTTAVNSVRNNGPHLLDAPAGPVPAPPDAF, encoded by the coding sequence ATGTGTGGTCGATATGCGTCCAGCCGTGCCCCCGCCGACCTCGCCGGCCGGTTCGAAGCGAGCTGGGACGGGCGGGAGACCCTCGCCGCGAGCTGGAACGTTGCCCCCACCGACCCCGTGTGGGCGGTCATGGAACGCCCCGACCGGGACACCGGCGCCATCGAGCGCAGCCTGCGGGCCGTCCGGTGGGGCCTCGTACCGTCCTGGGCGAAGGACCCGGCGGTCGGCTCCCGGATGATCAACGCGCGGGTCGAGACGGTCCACGAGAAGCCTGCGTACCGGCGGGCCTTCGCCAAGCGGCGGTGCCTGCTCCCCGCCGACGGCTTCTACGAATGGCAGCCCGTCCCCGCCACCGCCGGTGCGAAGGCGTACAAGCAGCCGTACTTCATCCGGCCCGAGGACGGCGCGGTGATGGCGATGGCCGGCCTGTACGAGTTCTGGCGCGACCCGTCCGTGCCCGACGAGGACGACCCCGCCGCCTGGCTGACCACGGCCACCATCATCACCACCGAGGCCACCGACCACGCGGGCCGGATCCACCCCCGGATGCCGCTCGCCCTCGAGGCCGCCGACTACGAGGCCTGGCTCGACCCGGGCCACCAGGACACCCACGCGCTGCGGGCCCTGCTCCACACCCCCGCCAACGGCGACCTGCAGGTCCGGGCGGTGACCACCGCCGTCAACAGCGTCCGCAACAACGGCCCGCACCTCCTCGACGCCCCCGCCGGCCCGGTGCCGGCGCCCCCCGACGCGTTCTGA
- a CDS encoding helix-turn-helix domain-containing protein, with amino-acid sequence MDEPAPPYRAVLDEVGPRLKRLRTQRNLTLAALAETTGISKSTLSRLESGQRRPSLELLLPLAAAYRVPLDDLVGAPEVGDPRVRLTPRTLPDGGTVVPLSRGPGPLQAYKMVITDRGPVPDLRTHEGYEWLYVLGGRLRLVLGDRDLVLGAGEAAEFDTRLPHWFSSADGRPVEVLSLFGRQGERMHVRAKPRT; translated from the coding sequence ATGGACGAACCAGCGCCTCCCTACCGGGCGGTCCTCGACGAGGTCGGCCCCCGGCTCAAGCGGCTGCGCACCCAGCGCAACCTCACGCTCGCCGCGCTCGCCGAGACGACCGGCATTTCCAAGAGCACGCTGTCCCGGCTGGAGTCCGGACAGCGCCGCCCCAGCCTGGAGCTGCTGCTTCCGCTCGCCGCCGCGTACCGCGTGCCGCTGGACGACCTCGTGGGCGCGCCCGAGGTCGGGGATCCCCGGGTCAGGCTGACCCCGCGCACGCTCCCCGACGGCGGCACGGTCGTACCGCTTTCCCGGGGCCCGGGCCCGTTGCAGGCGTACAAGATGGTGATCACGGACCGGGGCCCCGTACCGGACCTGCGCACGCACGAGGGCTACGAGTGGCTGTACGTGCTGGGCGGCCGGCTGCGGCTCGTCCTCGGCGACCGCGATCTGGTCCTCGGGGCGGGCGAGGCGGCCGAGTTCGACACGCGGCTGCCGCACTGGTTCAGCAGCGCGGACGGGCGGCCGGTCGAGGTCCTCAGCCTCTTCGGCAGGCAGGGCGAGCGCATGCACGTCCGCGCCAAGCCCCGCACCTGA
- a CDS encoding class I SAM-dependent methyltransferase encodes MSAHGDSGQAPVDDHGHRVGDRQGHGDHESHGPGHGHGQDHGAGHGHGQDHGAGHGHHTDIDWEVMATHLESNGEVQLPVLRRTADRLKELLGPGHRVRRVLDVGSGPGVMTCVFAETFEHAETVAVDGARGLLDHALARAERLGLRDRVAVRHAELPEGFTGAGAGADADGGSGIGTADLVWSSKAVHHLGDQQQALDALAAVLRPGGILAVAEGTLPMRFLPRDIGIGRPGLQARLDALQEEWFETMRAELPGSTAVVEDWPAMLGRAGLADAGSFTFLLDLPAPLDDQARGFLHAHLTRLREGMGGALDEEDLKTLDVLVDPEAPDGILRRPDAFLLAATTVYTGRNPADG; translated from the coding sequence ATGAGCGCACACGGCGATTCCGGACAGGCACCCGTCGACGACCACGGTCACCGGGTCGGCGACCGGCAGGGTCACGGCGACCACGAGAGCCACGGGCCGGGCCACGGCCACGGCCAGGACCACGGGGCGGGCCACGGCCACGGCCAGGACCACGGGGCGGGCCACGGCCACCACACCGACATCGACTGGGAGGTCATGGCCACCCACCTGGAGAGCAACGGCGAGGTCCAGCTCCCGGTCCTGCGCCGGACCGCGGACCGCCTCAAGGAACTGCTCGGCCCCGGCCACCGGGTGCGCCGCGTCCTCGACGTCGGCAGCGGCCCGGGCGTGATGACCTGCGTGTTCGCCGAAACCTTCGAGCACGCCGAGACGGTCGCCGTGGACGGCGCCCGCGGGCTGCTGGACCACGCCCTGGCCCGAGCCGAGCGGCTCGGTCTCCGGGACAGGGTCGCGGTCCGCCACGCGGAACTGCCCGAAGGCTTCACCGGTGCCGGTGCCGGCGCGGACGCGGACGGCGGGAGCGGCATCGGCACGGCGGACCTGGTCTGGAGCAGCAAGGCCGTGCACCACCTCGGCGACCAGCAGCAGGCGCTCGACGCGCTGGCGGCCGTGCTGAGGCCCGGCGGGATCCTCGCGGTGGCGGAGGGCACCCTGCCCATGCGCTTCCTCCCGCGTGACATCGGCATCGGCCGCCCGGGCCTCCAGGCCCGCCTCGACGCCCTGCAGGAGGAGTGGTTCGAGACCATGCGGGCCGAGCTGCCGGGCAGCACCGCCGTGGTCGAGGACTGGCCCGCGATGCTGGGCCGTGCCGGTCTCGCGGACGCCGGCAGCTTCACCTTCCTCCTCGACCTGCCCGCGCCCCTGGACGATCAGGCCCGCGGCTTCCTGCACGCCCACCTGACCCGGCTGCGCGAGGGGATGGGCGGCGCCCTCGACGAGGAGGACCTGAAGACCCTGGACGTGCTCGTCGACCCCGAGGCGCCGGACGGCATCCTCCGCCGCCCCGACGCCTTCCTCCTCGCCGCCACCACGGTCTACACCGGCAGGAACCCCGCCGACGGCTGA
- a CDS encoding SGNH/GDSL hydrolase family protein encodes MRARRWLVTAVTAMSLSAGLNGPATPAEQPGPWQRTTPGVSGGPLETDLQSGVSVQGCDGSASAAPAVRRFSSAGATLPGAPTGAMAGCLRTVTGSGLTVGIRPRPRPGNQDPSTVVAYRGAALQWSRTITSTCGSAPLSVGRLVTGADGNVYGAATGHTSCGAQAAVFGLSAATGALLFLNRAADSGELVGAHRRGLVVLNRNGDGVRFLDYGGREYGRVRVTSAASEMPQRLAVNPDGYVFAYVTDRNGTGSRPDCATHYTANRVEVFGVNGRTGRHVLPYCTTLGINAWSAAGWGAPALLSSHRTDVPNTDRLLAFDTKAKQLFSRALPARVTGADGDVRAYAPVAVHADSRGRVLLVRNVSYGGFSSTSLQVDAYSHTSGAPLDSFDTSSFDGGRNGHTQVYGFAEGRLYFQQSVCADADCSAWTPTLFSLPRGGLGMDEPRATLLKSAKALPAPVRTVALGDSYSSGEGNPPFDSASGDCHRGAQAWPRLLAADDPGVQLVAHVACSGAKASAFTQPYHGEPAQVTGRLKAVKPAPGLVTLTIGGNDVGFSGILRRCFLVDCIQDRSLSHANSYVTSTLPGLLRSSYGLVRSTVPRTSRVLVVGYPRLFPLRQSDTTRCLWLSSGERAGLNSLATRLDQAIATAAREAKVSYVSVREVLTGHELCTAQPWVYDVGLHGGANRGHPLPAGQRAIEAAVRRAVAAG; translated from the coding sequence ATGCGTGCCAGGCGCTGGCTGGTGACGGCGGTCACCGCGATGTCGTTGTCCGCCGGGCTGAACGGGCCCGCCACACCGGCGGAGCAGCCCGGTCCGTGGCAGCGGACGACACCCGGGGTGAGCGGGGGGCCACTGGAGACCGATCTCCAGTCCGGTGTCTCCGTCCAGGGCTGCGACGGAAGCGCCTCGGCGGCCCCGGCGGTACGGCGCTTCAGCTCCGCGGGCGCGACGCTGCCGGGCGCACCGACGGGCGCCATGGCCGGGTGCCTGCGCACGGTCACGGGCAGCGGGCTGACGGTCGGTATCCGGCCACGCCCGCGCCCCGGCAACCAGGACCCGTCCACGGTGGTCGCGTACCGCGGCGCCGCCCTCCAGTGGTCCCGGACCATCACTTCCACCTGCGGCAGCGCGCCGCTGTCGGTCGGCCGGCTGGTCACCGGCGCGGACGGCAACGTCTACGGCGCCGCCACCGGGCACACCTCCTGCGGCGCCCAGGCGGCCGTGTTCGGGCTGTCGGCCGCCACCGGAGCGCTCCTCTTCCTCAACCGGGCCGCGGACTCCGGCGAGCTCGTCGGCGCCCACCGGCGCGGCCTGGTGGTCCTCAACCGGAACGGCGACGGCGTCCGCTTCCTGGACTACGGGGGCCGCGAGTACGGGCGGGTCCGCGTCACCTCTGCGGCGTCCGAGATGCCGCAGAGGCTGGCCGTCAACCCGGACGGCTACGTCTTCGCGTACGTCACCGACCGGAACGGGACCGGCTCCCGGCCTGACTGCGCCACCCACTACACCGCGAACCGGGTCGAGGTCTTCGGCGTCAACGGGCGTACGGGCCGCCACGTCCTGCCGTACTGCACGACGCTCGGGATCAACGCCTGGTCCGCGGCGGGCTGGGGCGCCCCGGCGCTGCTGAGCAGCCACCGCACGGACGTCCCGAACACGGACCGGCTGCTCGCCTTCGACACCAAGGCGAAGCAGTTGTTCTCGCGGGCCCTGCCCGCGCGCGTCACCGGCGCGGACGGCGACGTGCGCGCCTACGCGCCGGTCGCCGTGCACGCGGACAGCCGGGGCCGGGTGCTGTTGGTCCGCAACGTGAGTTACGGCGGCTTCTCGTCGACCAGCCTCCAGGTGGACGCGTACAGCCACACCTCCGGCGCGCCGCTCGACTCCTTCGACACCTCGTCGTTCGACGGCGGACGCAACGGGCACACGCAGGTGTACGGGTTCGCCGAGGGAAGGCTGTACTTCCAGCAGTCCGTGTGCGCCGACGCGGACTGCTCGGCGTGGACGCCGACGCTGTTCTCGCTGCCGCGCGGCGGACTCGGCATGGACGAGCCGCGCGCGACCCTGCTCAAGTCCGCGAAGGCGCTGCCCGCGCCGGTGCGCACGGTCGCGCTGGGCGACTCGTACTCCTCCGGGGAGGGAAATCCTCCGTTCGACTCCGCGTCCGGTGACTGCCACCGCGGGGCGCAGGCGTGGCCGCGGCTGCTCGCGGCCGACGACCCGGGCGTGCAACTGGTGGCGCACGTCGCCTGCTCGGGGGCGAAGGCGTCGGCCTTCACCCAGCCGTACCACGGTGAACCGGCCCAGGTGACCGGCCGGTTGAAGGCCGTCAAGCCGGCGCCCGGACTGGTCACCCTGACCATCGGCGGCAACGACGTGGGGTTCTCCGGCATCCTGCGGCGCTGCTTCCTCGTCGACTGCATCCAGGACCGCTCCCTCTCCCACGCCAACAGCTACGTGACCTCGACCCTGCCCGGCCTGCTGCGCAGCTCGTACGGGCTGGTGCGCTCGACCGTGCCGCGTACGTCCCGGGTGCTGGTCGTCGGCTACCCCAGGCTGTTCCCGCTACGGCAGTCGGACACGACGCGCTGCCTCTGGCTGTCGTCCGGGGAGCGCGCCGGGCTGAACAGCCTCGCGACCCGCCTGGACCAGGCGATCGCGACCGCCGCCCGTGAGGCGAAGGTGTCGTACGTGTCGGTGCGCGAGGTGCTCACCGGGCACGAACTGTGCACCGCTCAGCCCTGGGTGTACGACGTGGGCCTGCACGGGGGTGCCAACCGCGGCCACCCGCTGCCGGCCGGCCAGCGGGCCATCGAGGCGGCGGTCCGCCGGGCGGTCGCGGCGGGGTGA
- a CDS encoding DUF4440 domain-containing protein, with protein MSKSEIDAVTAEFFGAFDNRDGKTADLARLRRLMLVGGVIVKTGPDFTAYGVEEFIEPRERMLTDGRLTEFAEWETSEHTEIVGDIASRFGEYSKTGILDGKPFEGDGTKTIQFVRTPEGWRIAAFSWYDHP; from the coding sequence ATGTCCAAGTCCGAAATTGATGCGGTGACCGCCGAGTTCTTCGGTGCGTTCGACAACCGCGACGGCAAGACCGCCGACCTGGCCCGGCTCCGCCGGCTGATGCTGGTGGGCGGTGTGATCGTCAAGACCGGGCCCGATTTCACGGCTTACGGTGTGGAGGAGTTCATCGAGCCGCGCGAGCGGATGCTGACCGACGGCCGGCTGACCGAGTTCGCCGAGTGGGAGACCTCCGAACACACCGAGATCGTCGGTGACATCGCCTCCCGCTTCGGCGAGTACAGCAAGACGGGCATCCTGGACGGCAAGCCCTTCGAGGGCGACGGCACCAAGACCATCCAGTTCGTCCGCACCCCGGAGGGCTGGCGCATCGCCGCGTTCTCCTGGTACGACCACCCCTGA